From one Lycium barbarum isolate Lr01 chromosome 6, ASM1917538v2, whole genome shotgun sequence genomic stretch:
- the LOC132598640 gene encoding large ribosomal subunit protein uL3y, with product MSHRKFEHPRHGSLGFLPRKRAARHRGKVKAFPRDDPTKPCRLTAFLGYKAGMTHIVREVEKPGSKLHKKETCEAVTIIETPPMVVVGVVGYVKTPRGLRCLSTVWAQHLSEEIKRRFYKNWCLSKKKAFAKYSKKYETDDGKKDINAQLEKMKKYCCVIRVLAHTQIRKMKGLKQKKAHLMEIQVNGGDVAQKVDYAYGFFEKEIPIDAIFQKDEMIDIIGVTKGKGYEGVVTRWGVTRLPRKTHRGLRKVACIGAWHPARVSFTVARAGQNGYHHRTELNKKVYRLGKAGQESHSATTEFDRTEKEITPMGGFAHYGVVKEDFLLIKGCCVGPKKRVVTLRQSLLNQTSRVALEEIKLKFIDTSSKFGHGRFQTTQEKAKFYGRLKA from the exons ATGTCGCATCGTAAGTTTGAGCACCCAAGACATGGTTCCTTGGGATTTCTTCCAAGGAAAAGAGCTGCACGACACAGGGGCAAAG TGAAGGCTTTTCCCAGAGATGATCCAACAAAACCTTGCAGGTTGACAGCTTTCCTTGGATATAAAGCTGGCATGACTCATATTGTCAGAGAAGTTGAAAAACCAGGGTCAA AGCTCCACAAGAAAGAGACTTGCGAAGCTGTTACCATAATTGAAACTCCTCCTATGGTTGTTGTTGGCGTTGTTGGATATGTGAAAACACCACGTGGCCTTCGCTGCCTGAGCACTGTCTGGGCTCAACATCTCAGTGAAGAAATTAAAAGGAGATTCTACAAGAACTGGTGCCTGTCCAAGAAGAAGGCCTTCGCAAAGTACTCAAAGAAGTATGAAACTGATGATGGTAAGAAAGATATTAATGCTCagttggagaagatgaagaaATATTGTTGTGTCATTCGTGTTCTGGCCCATACTCAG ATTAGGAAAATGAAAGGTCTCAAGCAAAAGAAGGCACATCTGATGGAGATTCAGGTTAATGGTGGGGATGTTGCCCAGAAGGTTGATTATGCTTATGGCTTTTTCGAGAAGGAGATTCCTATTGATGCTATTTTCCAGAAGGACGAGATGATTGATATCATTGGTGTGACTAAAGGTAAGGGGTATGAGGGCGTGGTGACTCGTTGGGGTGTGACCCGTCTTCCACGTAAGACTCATCGTGGGCTTAGAAAGGTGGCTTGTATTGGTGCTTGGCATCCAGCTAGGGTGTCATTCACTGTCGCCAGGGCTGGGCAGAATGGTTATCACCATCGCACTGAGTTGAACAAGAAAGTCTACAGGCTGGGCAAAGCTGGCCAGGAGTCTCATTCTGCCACAACTGAGTTTGACAG GACTGAGAAGGAGATCACGCCAATGGGTGGATTCGCTCACTATGGTGTTGTGAAAGAAGACTTTTTGTTGATTAAGGGCTGCTGTGTTGGACCAAAGAAGCGCGTTGTGACTTTGAGACAATCATTGTTGAATCAGACATCTAGGGTTGCATTGGAGGAGATCAAGCTCAAGTTCATTGATACATCCTCCAAGTTTGGCCATGGACGCTTCCAGACTACACAGGAGAAGGCAAAATTCTATGGACGTCTTAAAGCTTAA